A part of Planctomycetia bacterium genomic DNA contains:
- a CDS encoding DUF1552 domain-containing protein: MNIHHFSRRAFLRGIGVSMALPWLESVNVWGDEPLRNKPASEAPVRLAVLFSGNGFHSKEWWAKGEGKGMELGKVLTPLGDFREKLLFVRGLFHDEARKGNIHSSQTGNLLSGAPIASGGEIRSGTSFDQLLAQTYGRSTKVPSLVLGCERSNPSVHKNYSMLYSSHISWSSPTTPTPLELYPALAFDRLFKDEVAPGDKSVLDAVLADAQDLRRNISTGDQRKLDEYLDSVRDVETRIANAGKRGELQGWRPTLDKPNMKRPDDGIPQDIAEHMRLMSDILVLGFQTDTTRISTLKLNNDHSALRFPNLPSVQQPSHGIDYMIHHLLSHSDGEDWLKVNQFFIEQLAYIARKLDGIQEGSRTLLDNTMLLHCSSMMAGAKHDNDQLPVIVLGGAGGRIQSGRVLDYKDKPDRQLCRLFMSMMDKMDVRPKTFGDAKTMLNEV; this comes from the coding sequence ATGAATATCCACCACTTCTCGCGTCGTGCGTTTCTGCGCGGAATCGGCGTCAGCATGGCTTTGCCGTGGTTGGAGTCGGTCAACGTCTGGGGCGACGAACCGCTGCGCAACAAGCCGGCGAGCGAAGCGCCCGTGCGGTTGGCGGTGTTGTTCTCCGGCAACGGCTTCCATTCCAAAGAATGGTGGGCGAAAGGAGAAGGGAAGGGGATGGAACTCGGAAAAGTGCTGACGCCGCTCGGCGACTTCCGAGAAAAGCTCTTGTTCGTGCGCGGACTCTTTCACGATGAGGCGCGGAAAGGGAACATCCATAGCTCCCAAACGGGCAACCTGCTCTCCGGTGCGCCGATCGCCTCGGGGGGCGAGATACGTTCCGGCACGAGCTTCGATCAGTTGCTCGCGCAAACCTACGGGCGTTCGACGAAAGTACCGAGCCTCGTACTCGGTTGCGAGCGCTCGAATCCGTCGGTCCACAAGAACTACTCGATGCTCTACAGTTCTCACATTTCGTGGAGCTCGCCGACGACCCCGACGCCGCTCGAGCTCTATCCCGCGCTGGCGTTCGATCGCCTCTTCAAAGATGAAGTCGCGCCGGGCGACAAGAGCGTGCTCGATGCCGTCTTGGCCGATGCGCAAGACCTGCGCCGCAACATCAGCACCGGCGACCAACGGAAGCTCGACGAGTATCTCGACTCCGTGCGCGACGTGGAAACGCGGATCGCGAATGCCGGGAAGCGCGGCGAACTCCAAGGTTGGCGGCCGACGCTCGACAAGCCGAACATGAAACGTCCCGACGACGGCATTCCGCAAGACATCGCCGAGCACATGCGGCTGATGAGCGATATTCTCGTCCTCGGTTTTCAAACCGATACGACGCGCATCTCGACGCTGAAGCTCAACAACGATCATAGCGCGCTCCGGTTTCCGAATCTGCCTTCGGTGCAGCAGCCGAGCCACGGCATCGACTATATGATTCACCACCTCCTGTCCCACTCCGACGGCGAAGACTGGCTGAAGGTGAATCAGTTTTTCATCGAGCAGCTGGCTTACATCGCGCGCAAGCTCGACGGCATTCAAGAAGGTTCGCGCACGCTGTTGGACAACACCATGCTGCTGCATTGCTCCAGCATGATGGCCGGCGCGAAGCACGACAACGACCAGCTTCCCGTCATCGTGCTCGGCGGCGCGGGAGGCCGCATCCAGAGTGGCCGAGTGCTCGACTACAAAGACAAGCCCGACCGCCAGTTGTGTCGCTTGTTTATGTCGATGATGGACAAGATGGACGTCCGTCCGAAGACGTTCGGCGATGCGAAGACCATGCTGAACGAAGTTTAG
- a CDS encoding diguanylate cyclase — MISFAAAFAGAALEALVCLVVGRKSTVWVPPKQLDPPPPSPESERVRELSSELADGVQAHTQEIGRLQGRLRGARNGSTSYFEVDATIEQMMEANRKLQEKLSEVEGELQKQSKQSDRLAAEARTDALTKVFNRRAFDEHLAECSTSAVGGSKLGTLILLDVDRFKQLNDKYGHPAGDFILSRLAGMIRDAVGSEGFTARYGGEEFGVILSGASLDRTRIVAERIRKSCDAVHDYIGTSIKTTISLGLANCSCLSETTLANADRALYAAKQAGRNRTYLWDGSQVVPVESGALTNSGGAAQPVAVVETRTAEEPKPESPKKEAWFDRRAGNRKGFETLQWIAPYVPNQILRRESFVQVRCRDISPGGFSFVLRERPEFDEVVVGLGIYPNMTYVRAKLVHVAPGTPTPSTFLIGCRFAERLPSGTGLVAAT, encoded by the coding sequence ATGATTTCGTTCGCCGCCGCATTCGCCGGAGCCGCTTTGGAAGCGCTCGTCTGTTTGGTGGTCGGGCGAAAGTCGACGGTTTGGGTTCCCCCGAAGCAGTTGGATCCCCCACCTCCCTCGCCCGAGTCCGAACGAGTTCGTGAATTAAGTTCCGAACTTGCCGACGGCGTGCAAGCGCACACGCAAGAAATCGGTCGGTTGCAAGGCCGGCTGCGCGGCGCACGCAACGGCTCGACGAGCTACTTCGAGGTCGACGCTACCATCGAACAAATGATGGAGGCCAATCGTAAGCTGCAAGAGAAGCTCTCCGAAGTCGAAGGCGAATTGCAAAAGCAGTCGAAGCAATCCGACCGGCTCGCTGCCGAAGCACGAACCGATGCGCTTACGAAGGTCTTTAATCGCCGCGCATTCGATGAACATCTCGCGGAGTGTAGCACAAGCGCCGTGGGAGGATCCAAACTCGGTACGTTGATCCTCCTCGACGTCGATCGGTTCAAACAACTCAACGATAAATACGGACATCCCGCCGGAGACTTCATTCTCAGCCGACTTGCCGGCATGATCCGCGACGCGGTCGGCTCCGAGGGTTTCACCGCCCGTTACGGCGGCGAAGAGTTCGGCGTGATCCTGTCGGGAGCTTCGCTCGATCGGACCAGGATCGTCGCCGAACGGATTCGCAAGAGTTGCGATGCCGTTCACGACTACATCGGAACGTCGATCAAGACCACGATCAGCCTCGGACTCGCGAATTGCAGCTGTTTGTCGGAGACGACGCTGGCGAATGCCGACCGAGCCCTCTACGCCGCGAAGCAAGCGGGACGCAACCGGACGTATCTTTGGGACGGCTCTCAAGTCGTGCCGGTGGAAAGCGGCGCACTCACGAACTCCGGCGGCGCCGCTCAGCCGGTCGCCGTCGTCGAAACTCGAACAGCGGAAGAGCCGAAGCCCGAGAGCCCGAAGAAGGAAGCTTGGTTCGATCGCCGCGCAGGGAACCGCAAGGGGTTCGAGACGTTGCAGTGGATCGCCCCTTACGTCCCGAATCAGATCCTTCGGAGAGAGTCGTTCGTTCAGGTCCGTTGTCGCGATATTTCGCCCGGCGGATTTTCCTTCGTGCTGCGCGAACGCCCTGAATTCGACGAGGTCGTCGTCGGCTTAGGCATCTATCCGAACATGACCTACGTTCGTGCGAAATTAGTGCATGTCGCACCGGGAACTCCGACCCCCAGCACGTTTCTGATCGGCTGCCGCTTCGCCGAGCGACTCCCTTCCGGCACCGGCCTCGTCGCTGCAACGTAA
- a CDS encoding CocE/NonD family hydrolase, with the protein MLGYRFALHWGRWSFVVLSLAIARAPAAAQQAVQQATQQQTPPAKPSVVAPYEVRVEIDVPIAMRDGVKLATDVYLPVARSAPNDKPDAAAKPLIERLPVLLIRTPYGKGGGKSGDGKYFASHGYAVVVQDTRGRYRSEGVWRWLNDDGPDGFDAAEWIVKQPWSNGRIGMLGGSYVGGTQHALAMSGSPHLKTVIPVDAVSNMGRQSMRNAGAFEMRFWNWIFLNAAGGSDAAKNPGTAAVLKQMVDQRHEYLKHLPLRAGTTPLKLAPEYESWLIEAMRRGADDAFWGHLNIVEHPERYADIPVYLVGGWYDSWAGNTTANYAALSKQLKSDVYLIMGPWIHGSQGNFAHGQVTFGREAAIADPQAWRLQWFDRYLKDAENDVGRAAPFKNKVRIFVMGTGDGTKDDKGLLNHGGYWRDESSWPPARSVPRKYYLSGDGTLSPQPPAETVVTSSSTSFTFAPRDPVPTIGGNISSGSDIMQQGAWDQRGGPHIWNWLKPIPLSARNDVLVFQSAPLAEDTEVTGEIEVRLWASSTAVDTDFTAKLVDVYPPSADFPGGFDLNIGDGIVRARFRDSLKQEKLMEPGTVYPFTIKLYPTANVFKRGHRIRVDISSSNFPRFDVNPNTGEPLAQNRLMRSCVNTIYHAEKHPSHILLPIVPSAAKKPVGE; encoded by the coding sequence ATGTTAGGGTATCGCTTCGCGCTTCATTGGGGCCGCTGGTCGTTCGTCGTATTATCGCTGGCAATCGCTCGCGCCCCGGCCGCAGCTCAACAAGCAGTTCAACAAGCGACTCAACAACAGACGCCGCCTGCGAAACCAAGCGTCGTAGCGCCCTACGAAGTTCGGGTCGAAATCGACGTGCCGATCGCGATGCGCGACGGCGTTAAGCTCGCGACCGACGTTTACCTACCCGTCGCCCGTTCGGCTCCGAACGATAAACCGGACGCCGCAGCGAAACCGCTCATCGAGCGTTTGCCCGTCTTGCTCATTCGCACTCCCTACGGCAAGGGTGGCGGCAAGTCGGGCGACGGGAAATACTTCGCCTCGCACGGCTATGCCGTCGTCGTGCAAGATACGCGGGGTCGGTATCGCTCCGAAGGAGTTTGGCGCTGGCTGAACGATGATGGGCCCGACGGCTTCGACGCCGCCGAGTGGATCGTGAAGCAGCCGTGGTCGAACGGCCGCATCGGCATGCTCGGCGGATCCTACGTCGGCGGCACTCAGCATGCCCTGGCGATGTCGGGCTCGCCGCACTTGAAGACCGTGATCCCGGTCGATGCGGTCTCGAATATGGGACGCCAAAGCATGCGCAACGCCGGAGCGTTCGAGATGCGCTTTTGGAATTGGATTTTCCTCAACGCCGCCGGCGGCAGCGATGCCGCGAAAAATCCGGGCACGGCGGCGGTGCTGAAGCAAATGGTCGACCAGCGGCATGAATATCTCAAGCACTTGCCGCTGCGAGCCGGAACGACGCCGCTGAAGCTCGCTCCGGAATATGAGTCGTGGCTGATCGAAGCGATGCGCCGCGGTGCCGACGACGCGTTTTGGGGCCATCTCAATATCGTCGAGCATCCGGAGCGCTATGCCGACATTCCGGTCTACTTGGTCGGCGGCTGGTACGACTCTTGGGCCGGTAACACGACGGCGAATTATGCCGCCCTGAGCAAGCAACTCAAGAGCGACGTTTATCTCATCATGGGCCCTTGGATTCATGGCAGCCAAGGTAACTTCGCGCATGGTCAGGTGACGTTCGGGCGCGAGGCGGCGATCGCCGATCCGCAGGCTTGGCGCTTGCAATGGTTCGACCGCTATCTCAAGGACGCCGAGAACGACGTCGGCCGCGCAGCACCGTTTAAGAATAAGGTTCGCATTTTCGTCATGGGCACCGGTGATGGAACGAAAGACGACAAAGGACTCTTAAACCACGGCGGTTATTGGCGCGACGAAAGCTCTTGGCCGCCGGCAAGATCGGTGCCGCGGAAATACTATCTCTCGGGCGACGGAACTCTTTCACCGCAGCCGCCGGCGGAAACCGTCGTGACCTCGTCTTCGACGAGTTTCACGTTCGCTCCGCGCGATCCCGTGCCGACCATCGGCGGCAACATTTCCTCGGGCAGCGACATCATGCAGCAGGGGGCTTGGGACCAGCGCGGCGGACCGCACATTTGGAACTGGTTGAAACCCATTCCGTTGTCGGCGCGCAACGATGTGCTGGTGTTTCAATCGGCCCCGCTCGCGGAAGATACGGAAGTGACCGGCGAGATCGAGGTTCGGCTCTGGGCTTCCTCGACGGCCGTCGATACCGATTTCACCGCGAAGCTCGTCGATGTGTATCCGCCGAGCGCCGACTTCCCCGGCGGGTTCGATCTCAACATCGGCGACGGCATCGTGAGGGCTCGTTTTCGCGATTCGCTTAAGCAAGAAAAGCTGATGGAGCCCGGCACCGTTTATCCCTTCACGATCAAACTCTATCCGACGGCGAACGTATTCAAGCGCGGGCACCGCATTCGGGTCGATATTTCCAGCAGCAACTTTCCGCGCTTCGACGTGAACCCGAACACCGGCGAGCCGCTTGCGCAAAATCGTCTGATGCGTTCCTGCGTAAACACGATCTACCATGCCGAAAAGCATCCTTCTCATATCTTGCTGCCGATCGTGCCGAGCGCTGCAAAAAAGCCGGTCGGTGAATAG
- a CDS encoding discoidin domain-containing protein — protein MNERNRDRILQGLNRKPRAIVKLLAGTVVVGSGMLQATGCNKPAATEAPVVAPPVVAKPVVIAAGISPKEAWEKLVRQAQTEIEADRVDEAQRQMDALATVYVAPKLPDEAQQKELAALTKQLQDKRKALLAQDRAAKLTEAKNLLKEGKYTEASAAVSFVLNRAPTLEQESLAKSLNSAIDEARRARNLMQNSMRFLASDNPREVDAARIELPRQADVSMPLLVEASADAAKPKLVGRALSLMVQLDRPALAIPAMVAVLKRPEQKESWPDAIQALERLNRPGAGEPLLALALEATTPEGQIAALTALSKVTDTPPRTVVALLPLLEANGPALAAALMACGQAVQALDQTDLTAYRNLDVALSAEDEKRLAALPQRLLKLAAGGEEGLSPEAAQQAKTLAIATHLLSAEPLKGVKVLRAGSELPESPAAAVVDGVWNTIEPASMWCYPVTGRGTIMLDLGAERTVTGVRIWNLNNASAATLGWKEVRVIVSIDPSEVRSPKLGLVAPAPGVATTADYSVTIPVNFQRGRYVEVSANSLWTTPTGEGNSGLAEIQILGF, from the coding sequence ATGAACGAACGAAATCGTGATCGGATTCTCCAAGGCCTGAATCGGAAGCCTCGCGCAATCGTCAAGCTGCTGGCAGGCACCGTCGTGGTCGGGTCCGGAATGTTGCAGGCTACGGGATGTAACAAACCGGCCGCAACCGAAGCCCCCGTGGTGGCCCCACCGGTCGTCGCCAAGCCCGTCGTCATCGCTGCCGGGATTTCACCGAAGGAGGCTTGGGAGAAACTGGTTCGGCAGGCGCAAACCGAAATCGAAGCCGATCGCGTCGACGAAGCGCAGCGGCAAATGGACGCCTTGGCGACCGTGTACGTCGCGCCCAAGTTGCCGGATGAAGCACAGCAGAAGGAATTGGCGGCGCTGACGAAGCAATTGCAAGACAAGCGTAAAGCGCTGTTGGCGCAAGACAGGGCCGCGAAGCTGACGGAAGCGAAAAACCTGCTCAAGGAAGGAAAGTATACGGAAGCGAGCGCCGCGGTCAGCTTCGTGCTGAACCGAGCACCGACTCTCGAACAAGAAAGCTTGGCGAAATCGCTCAATAGTGCGATCGACGAAGCTCGCCGCGCGCGCAACCTCATGCAGAACTCGATGCGGTTCCTCGCTTCCGACAACCCGCGCGAAGTCGACGCCGCACGGATCGAACTGCCGCGACAAGCCGATGTCTCGATGCCGCTGCTCGTGGAAGCCAGTGCCGATGCCGCCAAGCCGAAGCTCGTGGGAAGAGCGCTGTCGCTGATGGTTCAACTCGATCGACCGGCCTTGGCGATCCCTGCGATGGTCGCCGTCTTGAAGCGGCCCGAGCAGAAAGAGAGTTGGCCCGATGCGATTCAAGCCCTCGAGCGGCTCAATCGGCCCGGCGCCGGCGAACCCCTCTTGGCATTGGCTCTCGAAGCGACGACGCCCGAAGGACAAATCGCGGCCCTCACGGCCCTCTCGAAAGTGACGGATACGCCGCCGCGAACGGTGGTCGCCCTACTGCCGCTGCTGGAAGCGAACGGTCCTGCTTTGGCCGCCGCGCTCATGGCGTGCGGGCAAGCGGTTCAAGCCTTGGATCAGACCGATCTCACGGCCTATCGGAATCTCGACGTGGCGCTGTCGGCCGAAGACGAAAAGCGACTGGCCGCGCTGCCGCAGCGGTTGCTGAAGCTGGCGGCGGGAGGCGAGGAAGGCCTTTCTCCCGAAGCGGCGCAACAAGCCAAGACGTTGGCGATCGCCACGCATTTGTTGTCGGCCGAGCCGCTTAAGGGAGTGAAGGTTCTGCGCGCCGGTTCCGAACTGCCTGAGTCGCCGGCCGCGGCCGTGGTCGACGGAGTTTGGAACACGATCGAGCCGGCGAGCATGTGGTGCTATCCGGTTACCGGGCGAGGTACGATCATGCTCGATTTAGGTGCCGAACGGACCGTGACGGGAGTGAGGATTTGGAATCTGAACAACGCGAGCGCCGCGACCCTCGGTTGGAAGGAAGTTCGCGTGATCGTGAGCATCGATCCGTCGGAAGTACGCAGCCCGAAGTTGGGCCTCGTGGCTCCCGCGCCAGGCGTCGCTACGACGGCGGACTACAGCGTGACGATCCCGGTCAATTTCCAACGCGGACGCTATGTCGAGGTCTCGGCCAATAGCCTTTGGACGACTCCGACCGGCGAAGGAAATTCGGGCTTGGCGGAAATCCAAATCCTGGGCTTCTAA
- a CDS encoding PilZ domain-containing protein, whose translation MDADRRTTFRASIIDSREGFLVARRGHLRVRIVDESAGGLCVATNRAFTFSDGTELRLRTDDGDDLAVRIVYHRAERKRTLIGLERIAELPLQKRPNSGTRPLILLVGLTLGLYSGFALRTETIRERLPQIPTFSQFVFPGE comes from the coding sequence GTGGACGCCGATCGTCGGACGACATTTCGCGCCTCGATTATCGACAGCCGGGAAGGTTTCCTGGTTGCCCGTCGAGGGCATCTGCGCGTCCGGATCGTCGACGAATCGGCCGGCGGGCTGTGCGTGGCGACGAACCGAGCATTCACGTTCTCGGACGGTACCGAACTCCGGCTCCGCACCGACGACGGCGACGATCTTGCCGTGCGGATCGTCTATCACCGTGCGGAACGGAAGCGAACCCTGATCGGGCTCGAGCGGATCGCCGAGCTTCCGCTTCAAAAACGTCCGAATAGCGGAACGCGGCCGCTGATTCTGCTCGTCGGGCTCACGCTCGGCCTCTACTCGGGCTTCGCCCTGCGTACGGAAACGATCCGTGAGCGCTTGCCGCAGATTCCGACGTTCTCGCAGTTCGTCTTTCCCGGCGAATGA
- a CDS encoding DUF1592 domain-containing protein — protein MPDPFRFSLALFTALVCSAARADDAFQSTIQPLLREYCVGCHSTKLQKGELDLEQFKSAADVAKQPKIWEGVLEQLASGEMPPKDQPQLPADRKTKLASWTQAKLDEIALANAGDPGAVVLRRLSNVEYTYSLRDLTGVESLDPAKEFPIDGAAGEGFTNAGAALVMSPALLTKYLDSAKGIAEHAVLLPNGIRFSSTTSPRDWTDESLAKIREFYARFSTTGGASSVNLQGVKFDTNAGGRLPLEKSLAVLLAERTALAGGTKSIADVAREHGLNAKYLGLLWAMLHDTKPSLLLDSLRLKWRAGTLTATDIEAWQQSLWRFASVGHIGKKNGPKGWQEPVNPLGSQHEIRWKPAVPAGGGDLTLYLSAGDAGDGNENDFAVWENARLVAPGRADLPLRDVRAMARRLAQRREAVIASTAKCLAAAAEADASHTRTDTAKLAQTHGVEPELLAGWLDYLGIGSSGSVKLGALLVKKIQASPEYAFVQGWSGADALSVTANSSDVSVRVPGTMKPHGVAAHPSPKLAVVIAWRSPTAATLRIGGSVQDAHPECGNGVTWALEVRRGHSREQLAAGVTKGATLIDMGRFENVRVLPGDVVAVVIGPRDGSHVCDLTAIDLALHDGTREWNLAKDIAPNILAGNPHDDGHGNKDVWHFFGEPPTAGSTSTVPGGSLLAKWRRSEHGAERQRLAQQLEQLLRQGMPAKVLGEADSPDRVLYDQLLAFNGPVLSAALRATEVHSDAGPDSPYGLDPALFGKQMNGKHPGGSSVDPLSLYVKAPAVIEVRLPAALVEGAELVVNGKLHPVDGKEGSVQMQVSTTKPERLSEIAATKAETKSVNGAWSDNNLRTSYGAQVIVNDGSAARQRFEAAFEDFRRLFPAALCYTKIVPVDEVVTLTLFHREDEQLKRLMLDDAQAAELDRLWDDLLFVSEAPLKQVDVFEQLYQFATQDANPAAFEPLREPILRAAEAFKKRGVEVEPKQLQAVLEFAAQSWRRPLTSSELGELRGLYHKLRKQELSHATALRMLIARVIVAPAFLYRGESAAPGLKAAPVNDWELATRLSYFLWSSAPDQELRSLAAAGTLHQPDVLLAQARRMLKDPKARRLATEFGCQWLHVRDLETLDEKSERHFPTFVALRGDMQEEAVRFFMDLFQADRSVLSLLDADHGFINGALAKHYGIDVKSNDWQRVEGLRARGRGGILGFASTLAKQSGASRTSPILRGNWLSEVVLGEKLPRPPKDVPLLPEETPAGLTERQLIERHSSDAKCAVCHKRIDPFGFALEGFDAIGRARDKDSAGLPIDTAAKLANGTQFDGLEGLRKYLLEQRREDFLRQFCRKLLGYALGRSVQLSDKPLLETMLARLKADEYKVGIAIELVVGSPQFREVRGREFVADHSSQ, from the coding sequence ATGCCCGATCCGTTCCGCTTTTCGCTCGCGCTATTTACGGCCCTCGTCTGTTCCGCGGCGCGCGCAGACGATGCGTTCCAATCGACGATTCAACCTCTGCTGCGCGAATACTGCGTCGGTTGTCATTCGACGAAGCTACAGAAAGGGGAACTGGATTTAGAGCAGTTCAAGTCTGCCGCAGACGTAGCCAAGCAACCGAAGATTTGGGAAGGAGTGCTCGAGCAACTTGCGAGCGGGGAAATGCCGCCGAAAGATCAGCCGCAGTTGCCGGCCGATCGGAAGACGAAGCTCGCATCGTGGACCCAAGCGAAGCTGGACGAGATCGCGTTGGCGAATGCCGGAGACCCGGGCGCGGTCGTGCTACGGCGGTTGTCCAATGTCGAATACACCTATTCGCTTCGCGATTTGACGGGCGTCGAGTCGCTCGACCCGGCGAAGGAGTTCCCGATCGACGGGGCGGCGGGCGAGGGCTTTACCAATGCAGGCGCAGCGCTCGTCATGTCGCCGGCTCTGTTGACCAAATATCTCGACTCGGCCAAGGGGATCGCGGAGCACGCCGTCTTGCTGCCGAATGGAATCCGTTTTTCCTCCACGACGAGCCCGCGCGATTGGACGGACGAGAGCTTGGCGAAGATCCGCGAGTTCTATGCGCGGTTTAGTACGACCGGCGGCGCCTCGTCGGTGAATCTTCAGGGAGTCAAATTCGATACGAACGCCGGCGGTCGGCTGCCGCTTGAGAAGTCGTTAGCCGTGCTGCTCGCCGAACGAACCGCGCTCGCCGGCGGCACTAAGAGCATCGCCGACGTAGCTCGCGAACACGGCTTGAACGCGAAGTATCTCGGCCTGTTGTGGGCCATGCTTCACGACACCAAACCCTCGCTGCTGCTCGACTCGCTCCGCCTGAAATGGCGCGCGGGAACACTTACGGCCACGGATATCGAAGCTTGGCAGCAATCGCTGTGGCGGTTCGCCAGCGTCGGACATATCGGTAAGAAGAACGGACCCAAGGGCTGGCAAGAGCCCGTTAATCCGCTTGGTTCGCAACATGAAATCAGGTGGAAGCCGGCCGTTCCCGCCGGCGGCGGCGACCTGACTTTGTATCTCTCCGCCGGCGATGCGGGAGACGGAAACGAAAACGACTTCGCCGTTTGGGAGAATGCCAGGCTCGTAGCGCCGGGTCGCGCAGATCTTCCCTTGCGCGACGTTCGCGCGATGGCACGCCGACTTGCCCAGCGCCGCGAAGCTGTGATTGCGAGCACCGCGAAATGCCTTGCCGCCGCCGCGGAAGCCGACGCTTCGCACACGCGCACGGATACGGCAAAACTAGCGCAGACCCACGGTGTCGAGCCCGAGCTGCTGGCGGGTTGGCTCGACTACCTCGGCATCGGCTCCTCGGGCTCCGTGAAACTCGGAGCGTTGCTTGTGAAGAAGATTCAGGCATCGCCCGAATATGCTTTCGTGCAAGGTTGGTCGGGGGCCGATGCTCTTTCCGTGACCGCAAACTCGTCGGACGTTTCCGTCCGCGTTCCCGGCACGATGAAACCGCATGGCGTGGCCGCTCATCCGTCGCCCAAGCTGGCCGTGGTCATCGCTTGGCGCAGCCCCACGGCAGCTACGCTGCGCATCGGCGGCAGCGTGCAAGACGCGCATCCGGAGTGCGGCAACGGGGTCACCTGGGCACTCGAGGTGCGTCGTGGTCATTCGCGCGAGCAATTGGCCGCCGGCGTGACCAAAGGGGCGACGTTGATCGACATGGGACGTTTCGAAAACGTTCGCGTGTTGCCCGGAGATGTCGTCGCCGTGGTCATCGGGCCGCGCGATGGGAGTCACGTCTGCGATCTCACCGCGATCGACCTCGCCTTGCACGATGGAACCCGAGAATGGAATCTTGCGAAAGACATCGCACCGAACATCCTGGCCGGCAATCCCCACGACGACGGTCATGGCAACAAGGACGTATGGCATTTCTTCGGGGAACCGCCGACGGCCGGTTCGACTTCTACCGTGCCCGGCGGTTCGTTGCTGGCGAAATGGCGCAGATCCGAGCATGGCGCGGAACGACAACGGCTTGCGCAGCAGCTGGAGCAACTGTTGCGGCAAGGAATGCCTGCGAAAGTTCTCGGCGAAGCGGACTCGCCGGATCGCGTCCTCTACGATCAGCTGCTCGCGTTCAACGGTCCAGTGCTCTCTGCGGCGCTTCGTGCGACGGAGGTGCATTCGGATGCCGGCCCGGACTCTCCTTACGGGCTCGATCCCGCGTTGTTCGGCAAGCAGATGAACGGCAAGCATCCCGGCGGCAGCAGCGTCGATCCGCTGAGCCTGTATGTGAAGGCCCCTGCCGTGATCGAGGTGCGATTGCCGGCCGCGCTCGTCGAAGGGGCGGAGTTAGTCGTCAACGGCAAGCTGCATCCCGTAGACGGCAAGGAGGGGAGCGTGCAGATGCAGGTCTCGACGACGAAGCCCGAGCGGCTGTCGGAGATCGCAGCGACCAAAGCCGAGACGAAGTCGGTCAACGGTGCGTGGTCGGACAACAACCTGCGTACCAGCTACGGGGCTCAGGTGATCGTGAACGACGGCAGCGCTGCGCGGCAGCGCTTCGAAGCGGCTTTCGAGGATTTCCGCCGCTTGTTTCCCGCCGCGCTGTGCTACACGAAGATCGTGCCGGTGGATGAAGTGGTGACGCTCACGCTCTTCCATCGCGAAGACGAGCAATTGAAACGCCTGATGCTCGACGACGCTCAAGCGGCCGAGTTGGATCGGCTGTGGGACGATCTCCTCTTCGTCAGCGAGGCTCCGCTGAAGCAAGTGGATGTGTTCGAGCAGCTGTACCAGTTCGCTACGCAAGATGCGAACCCGGCCGCTTTCGAGCCGCTGCGAGAACCGATCTTACGCGCAGCCGAGGCCTTTAAGAAACGGGGCGTGGAAGTCGAGCCGAAGCAATTGCAAGCGGTGCTTGAGTTTGCCGCGCAATCTTGGCGGCGTCCGCTGACGAGCTCGGAGCTCGGCGAGTTACGCGGGCTTTACCACAAGCTCCGCAAACAAGAACTGTCGCACGCCACGGCCCTGCGCATGTTGATCGCGCGGGTCATCGTCGCGCCGGCGTTCTTATATCGCGGCGAGAGCGCGGCGCCGGGCCTGAAGGCTGCGCCGGTGAACGATTGGGAATTGGCGACGCGGTTGAGCTATTTTCTGTGGTCGAGCGCTCCGGATCAAGAACTTCGCTCGCTCGCGGCGGCCGGGACTCTGCACCAGCCGGACGTTCTCCTCGCGCAAGCGCGCCGCATGCTTAAAGATCCCAAGGCACGCCGGCTGGCGACGGAGTTCGGTTGCCAGTGGCTCCATGTGCGAGATCTCGAAACGCTCGACGAAAAAAGCGAGCGCCATTTTCCGACCTTCGTAGCGCTGCGCGGCGACATGCAGGAAGAAGCCGTTCGCTTCTTTATGGACTTATTTCAAGCCGATCGTTCCGTGTTGTCGCTACTCGATGCCGACCATGGCTTCATAAACGGCGCGCTCGCAAAACACTACGGCATCGACGTCAAGTCGAACGACTGGCAACGCGTCGAGGGCTTACGCGCGCGAGGTCGCGGCGGCATCCTCGGTTTCGCCAGTACGCTGGCGAAGCAAAGCGGCGCATCGCGCACCAGCCCGATTCTGCGCGGCAATTGGCTGAGCGAAGTCGTGCTCGGCGAGAAGCTACCGCGTCCGCCGAAAGACGTGCCGCTGCTGCCCGAGGAAACGCCCGCGGGGCTCACCGAACGCCAGTTGATCGAGCGGCATAGCAGCGATGCGAAATGCGCGGTTTGCCACAAGCGGATCGACCCGTTCGGCTTTGCGCTCGAGGGCTTCGACGCGATCGGCCGCGCCCGCGATAAGGATTCCGCCGGGTTGCCGATCGACACGGCTGCGAAGCTGGCCAATGGTACGCAATTCGACGGGCTCGAAGGGCTTCGTAAGTATCTGCTCGAGCAGCGCCGCGAGGATTTTCTCCGTCAGTTTTGCCGCAAGCTCCTCGGCTATGCGCTCGGTCGCAGCGTGCAGCTTTCCGATAAACCGCTGTTGGAAACGATGCTCGCTCGCTTGAAAGCCGATGAGTATAAAGTCGGTATCGCGATCGAGCTGGTCGTCGGGAGCCCGCAGTTTCGGGAAGTCCGCGGCCGAGAGTTCGTCGCCGATCATTCGTCTCAGTAA